Proteins co-encoded in one Juglans regia cultivar Chandler chromosome 16, Walnut 2.0, whole genome shotgun sequence genomic window:
- the LOC118344870 gene encoding uncharacterized protein LOC118344870, which translates to MEHWTVDKLIDDQTKGWNLDLLKNILSEEDISNISKIPISRRGIADKQDLLSHLKSEVSEGDFKVFTTTVYLVWKRRNELVFEKKFENPSKLIYNSYQKLRDFKDANASCPSRHSDRPQAAEWTPPQVNGFKANWDAAVDRSRCKIGIGVVVRNWEGKVIATMRSQRTLFPEAKLAEALAALKAVILCKHLQLQNLILEGDALNVVQDINAERRDWSTVGLMILDIKAELRGLKSWSFHHIPRSSNCMAHSLAKDAVKLSEKSITLEEAPPCIQHLL; encoded by the exons ATGGAACACTGGACAGTAGACAAATTGATAGATGACCAGACGAAAGGTTGGAACTTGGACCTTCTGAAGAACATACTCAGTGAAGAAGATATTAGCAATATATCTAAGATTCCTATCAGCCGGAGGGGTATCGCGGACAAACAG GACTTATTGAGCCACCTAAAATCAGAAGTAAGCGAGGGAGACTTCAAAGTTTTCACAACCACAGTGTACCTAGTTTGGAAGAGAAGGAACGAACTGGTGTTTGAGAAGAAATTCGAGAACCCCTCCAAGCTCATCTATAACAGTTACCAGAAACTGAGAGATTTTAAAGATGCAAACGCAAGCTGTCCCTCCAGACATAGTGACAGGCCCCAAGCAGCAGAATGGACTCCTCCACAAGTGAATGGCTTCAAGGCAAACTGGGATGCGGCTGTTGACAGATCAAGGTGCAAAATTGGCATAGGGGTGGTGGTGAGGAACTGGGAAGGTAAGGTAATTGCTACCATGAGATCTCAAAGGACTTTGTTTCCGGAGGCAAAGCTGGCTGAGGCTTTGGCGGCTCTAAAGGCTGTAATCTTATGTAAACATCTACAGCTTCAAAACCTCATATTGGAAGGTGACGCACTCAATGTGGTTCAAGACATTAACGCAGAGAGAAGAGATTGGAGCACAGTAGGTCTAATGATTCTAGATATTAAAGCAGAACTTAGAGGATTGAAATCCTGGTCATTTCATCATATACCTAGATCATCAAATTGTATGGCGCATAGTTTAGCAAAGGATGCTGTAAAACTCTCTGAGAAGAGCATCACTCTGGAGGAAGCCCCTCCATGTATCCAACATTTGCTGTAG